One Micromonospora craniellae genomic region harbors:
- a CDS encoding DUF6403 family protein, with product MSPSLLTWLSGSVLLLGAGVLTTLLPRLHSRRRDRLVAWSTARAAIDSATVSRDAATTPVPEADGLLARAERLAADDGGVTAAREAAGYARRADELWQARR from the coding sequence ATGTCACCATCCCTGCTCACCTGGCTCTCCGGCAGCGTGCTACTGCTGGGTGCCGGAGTCCTCACCACCCTGCTTCCGCGCCTGCACTCGCGACGGCGGGACCGCCTGGTGGCCTGGTCGACCGCCCGGGCCGCGATCGACAGCGCCACGGTCAGCCGCGACGCGGCGACCACGCCCGTGCCCGAGGCAGACGGCCTGCTGGCCCGGGCCGAACGGCTCGCCGCCGACGACGGCGGCGTCACGGCGGCCCGGGAAGCGGCCGGCTACGCCCGTCGCGCCGACGAGCTGTGGCAGGCGCGGCGGTGA
- a CDS encoding AAA family ATPase, whose product MNSPTRILVYGVHGSGKSTLAQQLAHRLGLPWHPVDDLLWEPGWVEVPIALQRSRIEAICRHERWILDGAYHGWRDVPLARADLVIGLDYPRGLSFRRLLRRTRDRLRTGEEFCNGNRESLGSVLSLDSVLVWHLTGYARERARMRAWQQDPAGPPVLLFDTPQALENWLAGLPPR is encoded by the coding sequence ATGAACAGCCCGACTCGCATCCTGGTGTACGGGGTGCACGGCTCCGGCAAGTCGACCCTGGCGCAGCAGTTGGCCCACCGGCTCGGCCTGCCCTGGCACCCGGTCGACGACCTGCTCTGGGAACCCGGCTGGGTGGAGGTGCCGATCGCGCTGCAGCGCAGCCGGATCGAGGCGATCTGCCGCCACGAGCGGTGGATCCTCGACGGGGCGTACCACGGCTGGCGGGACGTGCCGCTGGCCCGTGCCGACCTGGTCATCGGGCTGGACTACCCGCGCGGGCTCTCCTTCCGGCGGCTGCTGCGCCGCACCCGGGACCGGCTCCGGACGGGGGAGGAGTTCTGCAACGGCAACCGCGAGTCGCTGGGCAGCGTGCTGTCTCTGGACTCCGTCCTGGTCTGGCACCTCACCGGGTACGCCCGCGAACGCGCGCGGATGCGCGCCTGGCAGCAAGATCCGGCCGGGCCGCCGGTGCTGCTGTTCGACACCCCACAGGCGCTGGAGAACTGGCTCGCCGGCCTGCCGCCCCGCTGA
- a CDS encoding HD domain-containing protein: MELPPYLVTMPMHAITEMHGEAGLRERFRLEIQVFDDDGRRRLGEALALVSRLHRDDRRSREPYVNHLLRVAIRMVHYYEVRDVDVIVAGLLHDAVEDHPVELAGSGAKEPSGSELAAPGKPRAFDQTGAALGVLAERFGPRVARLVAAVTNPPWDPGRDRNAQYHEHVAASLEREPWARVIKISDFTDNGVGVIHSVGPKVESSARKYRPMVPVYRDLVTRADTPLSAAVRRHILDQLDLAEERFSAILDQPAHPA, encoded by the coding sequence ATGGAATTGCCACCGTACTTGGTCACCATGCCGATGCACGCGATCACCGAGATGCACGGCGAGGCCGGTCTGCGGGAGCGGTTCCGGCTGGAGATCCAGGTCTTCGACGACGACGGGCGGCGGCGGCTCGGTGAGGCGTTGGCGCTGGTCTCGCGGCTGCACCGGGACGACCGGCGGTCCCGGGAGCCGTACGTCAACCACCTGCTCCGGGTGGCCATCCGGATGGTGCACTACTACGAGGTGCGCGACGTGGACGTGATCGTCGCGGGGCTGCTGCACGACGCGGTGGAGGACCATCCGGTCGAGCTTGCCGGGTCGGGGGCCAAAGAACCGAGTGGGTCCGAACTAGCAGCGCCAGGGAAACCGAGAGCGTTCGACCAGACCGGGGCGGCGCTGGGGGTGCTCGCGGAGCGGTTCGGGCCCCGGGTGGCGCGGCTGGTGGCGGCGGTGACGAATCCGCCGTGGGATCCGGGGCGGGACCGCAACGCGCAGTACCACGAGCACGTCGCCGCCAGCCTGGAGCGGGAGCCGTGGGCGCGGGTCATCAAGATCTCCGACTTCACCGACAACGGCGTCGGGGTGATCCACTCGGTCGGGCCGAAGGTCGAGTCGTCAGCCCGCAAGTATCGTCCGATGGTGCCGGTCTATCGGGATCTCGTCACCCGCGCGGACACCCCGCTCTCCGCTGCGGTGCGGCGGCACATCCTCGACCAGCTCGACCTGGCCGAGGAACGCTTCAGCGCCATCCTCGACCAGCCCGCCCACCCGGCCTGA
- a CDS encoding DUF2470 domain-containing protein yields MSKAPLAATTATPAERLRTLLAGADSLRLRTTRHRADLIGRHTLDADGQLRVALPAHAELARHLLDTGEAPALVEITDLAPIPGRHRVRSRATLTGWLTLDDLDGGDVTAVLALATADLVDADGDAAVDPDDLAAADPDPLGPYEADLLRHLHDAHPEALGGLARLVPADRRAGAGRVHPLRLDRHGIVLRLEVPEGHRDVRLAFAEPLAGPDDVGAGLARLLGVEPGCPSCVHPHPHP; encoded by the coding sequence TTGAGCAAGGCACCCCTGGCGGCGACCACCGCCACACCGGCCGAGCGACTGCGTACGCTCCTCGCCGGTGCGGATTCGCTGCGCCTGCGGACGACCCGCCACCGCGCGGACCTGATCGGACGGCACACCCTCGACGCCGACGGGCAGCTCCGGGTGGCGCTGCCCGCCCACGCCGAGCTGGCCCGACACCTGCTCGACACGGGGGAGGCGCCGGCGCTGGTCGAGATCACCGACCTGGCGCCGATCCCGGGCCGCCACCGGGTCCGGTCCCGCGCCACGCTCACCGGCTGGCTCACCCTGGACGACCTCGACGGCGGCGACGTGACCGCCGTCCTCGCGCTCGCCACCGCCGACCTCGTTGACGCCGACGGCGACGCCGCCGTCGACCCGGACGACCTGGCCGCCGCCGATCCTGATCCGCTCGGCCCGTACGAGGCCGACCTGCTGCGTCACCTGCACGACGCGCACCCGGAGGCGTTGGGCGGACTGGCCCGCCTGGTGCCGGCCGACCGGCGGGCCGGTGCCGGCCGGGTCCACCCGCTGCGGCTGGACCGGCACGGGATCGTGCTGCGCCTGGAGGTGCCCGAGGGCCACCGGGACGTCCGGCTCGCCTTCGCCGAACCGCTCGCCGGACCGGACGACGTCGGCGCGGGGCTGGCCCGACTGCTCGGCGTCGAGCCCGGCTGCCCCAGTTGCGTCCACCCGCACCCGCACCCGTGA
- a CDS encoding DUF2470 domain-containing protein, protein MQPSSAEIARTLASSATLATVVAYRGPTVTDVRHGAAADGRILLVCHRDDPLAVTTGSVLVHIADVPPLPFSPTWGRLRVGGRATPLAGAAARAAADAVAVTRPDPDLLDIGADTVIVEVVPKRIMLTGRDRDLPVRLADYRAAAPDPISAMERPLLVDLVDHHGTQFYPFLRRQLVAAGVDLPADCLPCPLRLDRYGLLVSIPTPSGGTACYRLCFTPPLTGQEDLVQRLHPVLFHSCDHH, encoded by the coding sequence ATGCAACCGAGTAGCGCCGAGATCGCCCGTACCCTGGCCAGCAGCGCGACGCTCGCCACTGTGGTCGCGTACCGCGGGCCGACGGTGACCGACGTACGCCACGGTGCCGCCGCCGACGGCCGCATCCTGCTGGTCTGCCACCGGGACGACCCGCTCGCGGTCACCACCGGCTCGGTGCTCGTGCACATCGCGGACGTGCCGCCGTTGCCGTTCTCGCCGACCTGGGGCCGGTTACGCGTCGGTGGCCGGGCGACCCCACTGGCCGGAGCCGCCGCCCGCGCCGCCGCCGACGCGGTGGCGGTCACCCGGCCCGATCCGGACCTGCTGGACATCGGTGCGGACACGGTCATCGTGGAGGTGGTGCCCAAGCGCATCATGCTCACCGGTCGTGACCGGGACCTGCCGGTACGGCTCGCCGACTACCGGGCCGCCGCGCCCGACCCGATCTCGGCGATGGAGCGACCGCTCCTGGTCGACCTGGTGGACCACCACGGCACGCAGTTCTATCCCTTCCTGCGGCGGCAGTTGGTCGCCGCCGGTGTCGACCTGCCCGCCGACTGCCTGCCGTGCCCGCTGCGGCTGGACCGGTACGGCCTGCTGGTGTCGATACCCACCCCGAGCGGCGGGACCGCCTGCTACCGGCTCTGCTTCACCCCGCCACTGACCGGGCAGGAGGACCTGGTGCAGCGGCTGCATCCGGTGCTGTTCCACTCCTGCGACCACCACTGA
- the rpsD gene encoding 30S ribosomal protein S4, which produces MNQSRPKIKRSRRLGIPLTPKCVRYFERRPYPPGVHGRARTKESDYKVRLLEKQRLKAQYDLREKQLRLAFERAVGRPGKTGEELVIDLETRLDALVLRAGLARTIYQARQAVTHGHVNVNGRRVDRPSARLRPDDVIAVREGSRTKTPFVVAAAGAHAPARTAPYLDVDLAGLTARLIRLPQRAEVPVLCDEQLVVEYYSR; this is translated from the coding sequence ATGAACCAGTCCCGCCCGAAGATCAAGCGCTCCCGCCGCCTCGGCATCCCGCTCACCCCCAAGTGCGTGCGGTACTTCGAGCGCCGGCCCTACCCACCCGGCGTGCACGGTCGGGCGCGGACCAAGGAGAGCGACTACAAGGTCCGGCTGCTGGAGAAGCAGCGCCTCAAGGCGCAGTACGACCTGCGGGAGAAGCAGCTCCGGCTGGCCTTCGAACGCGCCGTGGGCCGACCGGGCAAGACCGGCGAGGAACTGGTGATCGACCTCGAGACGCGGCTGGACGCCCTGGTCCTGCGGGCCGGTCTGGCCCGCACCATCTACCAGGCCCGCCAGGCCGTCACCCACGGTCACGTCAACGTCAACGGACGGCGGGTGGACCGCCCCTCGGCCCGGTTGCGTCCCGACGACGTGATCGCGGTACGGGAGGGCAGCCGCACCAAGACGCCGTTCGTGGTGGCCGCCGCCGGGGCGCACGCTCCGGCACGCACCGCCCCCTACCTCGACGTGGACCTGGCCGGGCTGACCGCGCGGCTGATCCGGTTGCCGCAGCGCGCCGAGGTGCCGGTGCTCTGCGACGAGCAACTGGTCGTCGAGTACTACTCCCGCTGA
- a CDS encoding S8 family peptidase, which translates to MSQARLPRRRRAVLAAGITATAVVTSLLALPQPAMAAGGPFRAVAVPVTTPQAAGDVAVIPGAYVVTLKPGADSTVPARALKAAPSAYFSRAVNGFAARLTTAQVAELAHNANVLSIERDVIQYDVVDATQTNPPAWGIDRIDQTTLPLSRSYTYNSTGTGVHAYVIDSGIQVNHPDFGGRAQFSYNAIDSNNTDCNGHGTHVAGTIGGTSHGVAKNVRLYGVKWLNCSGGGTLSAAVGAVDWVTRNANKPAVANASWNYTYSASLATALTNMMNSGVFLAASAGNTGGNSCDRLPRNLTAALVVAATTNTDARASYSSVGSCVDIYAPGSGIRSAYPTSTTASLNGTSMATPHAAGVAALYKATYGDASQATVHNWIVANGTSGVVTGSLSGTPNLLLNKRNL; encoded by the coding sequence GTGTCACAAGCACGCCTACCGCGTCGGCGTCGTGCCGTGCTCGCCGCCGGCATCACCGCGACCGCCGTCGTCACCAGCCTGCTCGCGCTGCCGCAACCCGCGATGGCCGCGGGCGGGCCGTTCCGGGCCGTCGCCGTCCCCGTCACCACCCCGCAGGCGGCCGGCGACGTCGCGGTGATCCCCGGCGCGTACGTCGTCACCCTGAAGCCCGGCGCCGACTCCACCGTGCCCGCCCGTGCGCTCAAGGCCGCCCCCTCGGCCTACTTCAGCCGTGCCGTGAACGGTTTCGCGGCCCGCCTCACCACCGCGCAGGTCGCCGAGCTGGCGCACAACGCCAACGTGCTGAGCATCGAGCGTGACGTGATCCAGTACGACGTGGTCGACGCCACCCAGACCAACCCGCCAGCCTGGGGCATCGACCGGATCGACCAGACCACCCTGCCGCTGTCGCGCAGCTACACCTACAACTCGACCGGCACCGGCGTGCACGCGTACGTGATCGACAGCGGCATCCAGGTTAACCACCCCGACTTCGGCGGTCGTGCCCAGTTCTCCTACAACGCCATCGACAGCAACAACACCGACTGCAACGGCCACGGCACGCACGTCGCCGGCACGATCGGCGGGACCAGCCACGGCGTCGCCAAGAACGTCCGGCTCTACGGGGTCAAGTGGCTGAACTGCTCCGGCGGCGGCACGCTCTCCGCAGCCGTCGGCGCGGTGGACTGGGTGACCCGCAACGCCAACAAGCCCGCCGTGGCCAACGCCTCCTGGAACTACACGTACAGCGCCAGCCTCGCCACCGCGCTGACGAACATGATGAACAGCGGCGTGTTCCTCGCCGCCTCCGCCGGCAACACCGGCGGCAACTCGTGCGACCGGTTGCCCCGCAACCTGACCGCCGCGCTGGTGGTCGCCGCCACCACCAACACCGACGCGCGGGCCAGCTACTCCTCCGTGGGGTCCTGCGTGGACATCTACGCCCCCGGCTCGGGCATCCGCTCGGCGTACCCGACGTCGACGACCGCCTCGCTCAACGGCACGTCGATGGCGACTCCGCACGCCGCCGGGGTGGCCGCCCTCTACAAGGCGACCTACGGCGACGCGAGCCAGGCGACGGTGCACAACTGGATCGTGGCCAACGGCACCAGCGGCGTGGTCACCGGCAGCCTCTCCGGCACCCCGAACCTGCTGCTCAACAAGAGGAACCTGTAA
- a CDS encoding DUF4184 family protein, whose translation MPLTFPAHLAPVLALKVWRPRWCDGVALSTGAVAPDVAYLAAGPDGRTFADTHTWPALFWWCLPVALAYAAVLGAASHVGWDWLTHTDDWLRVLFGIDWSRVTGVAWWTVSDLTSTVVGSALAVVLAARLGRRGERETDGLALPARRPTLFWGVAGLVAVAGAACVAALPGATLLAPTGVRLIHVAGLALLAGGLAVKVSSRGRRGVWRRTAERTGTGR comes from the coding sequence GTGCCGTTGACCTTTCCCGCGCATCTCGCGCCGGTGCTGGCGCTCAAGGTCTGGCGGCCCCGGTGGTGCGACGGCGTGGCGCTGAGCACCGGTGCCGTCGCCCCGGACGTCGCGTACCTGGCCGCCGGGCCGGACGGCCGCACCTTCGCCGACACCCACACCTGGCCCGCCCTGTTCTGGTGGTGCCTTCCCGTGGCATTGGCGTACGCGGCGGTGCTCGGTGCGGCGAGCCACGTCGGGTGGGACTGGCTCACGCACACCGACGACTGGTTGCGGGTGCTGTTCGGGATCGACTGGTCCCGGGTCACCGGTGTCGCCTGGTGGACCGTCTCGGACCTGACGAGCACCGTCGTCGGCAGCGCGCTGGCGGTCGTACTCGCGGCCCGGCTCGGTCGGCGCGGCGAGCGGGAGACGGACGGGCTCGCGCTCCCGGCCCGCCGGCCGACCCTGTTCTGGGGTGTCGCCGGGCTGGTCGCCGTCGCCGGTGCGGCGTGCGTGGCGGCGCTTCCCGGCGCCACCCTCCTCGCGCCGACCGGCGTGCGGCTGATCCACGTCGCCGGTCTGGCGTTGCTGGCCGGCGGTCTGGCCGTGAAGGTCAGCTCGCGCGGGCGGCGCGGCGTCTGGCGGCGTACGGCAGAGCGAACAGGCACAGGCCGGTGA
- a CDS encoding SAM-dependent methyltransferase, translating into MASPDPDLAAKLQPEVPHAARIWNYWMGGKDNFQSDRAAGDAVAEVYPEIVVMAQQSRTFLIQAVRYLAAEAGVRQFLDIGTGLPTMQNTHEVAQAIAPDSRIVYVDNDPMVLVHARALLSSTTSEGVTTYVPADYHDPEKILAEAAQTLDFDQPVAVMYMGVMGYEPDLDVIRAIVGRTMEATASGSHLVLWDGTDTSPEGVAGAERLAQSGGVPYILRSPEQLGTCFEGLTLVEPGLVPIPLWRPADPDAVAIDAYGAVGRKP; encoded by the coding sequence ATGGCCAGCCCGGATCCCGACCTCGCCGCGAAGCTCCAGCCCGAGGTGCCGCATGCCGCGCGGATCTGGAACTACTGGATGGGCGGGAAGGACAACTTCCAGTCCGACCGGGCCGCCGGTGACGCCGTGGCGGAGGTCTACCCCGAGATCGTGGTGATGGCCCAGCAGTCGCGCACGTTCCTCATCCAGGCGGTGCGCTACCTCGCCGCCGAGGCGGGCGTCCGGCAGTTCCTCGACATCGGCACCGGCCTGCCCACCATGCAGAACACCCACGAGGTCGCCCAGGCGATCGCGCCCGACTCGCGCATCGTCTACGTCGACAACGACCCGATGGTGCTGGTCCACGCCCGCGCGCTGCTCTCCAGCACCACCTCCGAGGGCGTCACCACGTACGTGCCCGCCGACTACCACGACCCGGAGAAGATCCTCGCCGAGGCCGCCCAGACGCTGGACTTCGACCAGCCCGTCGCGGTGATGTACATGGGCGTGATGGGCTACGAGCCCGACCTGGACGTGATCCGCGCCATCGTCGGCCGGACCATGGAGGCCACCGCCTCCGGTAGCCACCTCGTGCTGTGGGACGGCACCGACACCAGCCCCGAGGGCGTCGCCGGGGCGGAGCGGCTGGCCCAGAGCGGCGGCGTGCCGTACATCCTGCGCAGCCCCGAGCAGCTCGGCACCTGCTTCGAGGGGCTGACGCTGGTCGAGCCGGGCCTGGTGCCGATCCCGCTGTGGCGGCCGGCGGACCCGGACGCGGTGGCGATCGACGCGTATGGTGCGGTGGGCCGCAAGCCCTGA
- a CDS encoding sensor histidine kinase produces the protein MAAYRIAMEALNNARRHARATQVQVRLRVAGSRLCLQIRDDGQGRRPDRPDGVGMHSMRERAEELGGAFVVTSTPGAGTLVAATLLTGTEETDGPDPHTAG, from the coding sequence GTGGCCGCCTACCGGATCGCGATGGAGGCGCTGAACAACGCCCGCCGGCACGCCCGGGCGACCCAGGTGCAGGTGCGGCTGCGGGTGGCCGGCAGTCGGCTGTGCCTGCAGATCCGCGACGACGGCCAGGGTCGCCGGCCCGACCGGCCGGACGGCGTGGGCATGCACTCGATGCGGGAACGGGCTGAGGAACTCGGCGGCGCCTTCGTCGTCACCTCGACACCGGGCGCCGGCACGCTGGTGGCCGCGACCCTGCTCACCGGCACGGAGGAGACCGATGGACCAGATCCGCACACTGCTGGTTGA
- the pglW gene encoding BREX system serine/threonine kinase PglW encodes MLHGINHPGIVRVDSMESHEAGPALIFRHDPRSMRLDHYITQYGEKLDPLTRLAMIRQLAEAVAYAHGRRLHHRALSARSVLVAPGRRRRGGSDEEAWLVPQVQISDWQAATRATESVGGSSADPVAPSSHASSHIELSAEAYLAPESDPVAMDVFGLGVLAYLILTGQPPAAKRQELLSRIARDNGLRASSVADGITEFADELIQAATAPIPAQRLTTVTDFVEMLQVVEEELTAPPLASVHPAAAEPEDVDPLEARGGERVDEWTVRKRLGTGSTCRAFLAHNERTGRDEVLKVGLSDEKGARLAHEARVLRPLTDSRVIRLARPEPLQIAGRTVIVLEHAGELTLARKLRDDGRLTVDELETYSDYLFGALDYLEGEGVYHRDIKPDNIAIRVRPNRTRQLVLFDFSLAGVSVKELAAGTPRYLDPFLGTASRQVYDKHAEWYALAVTLHEMASGELPVWGDGGTEPQLTEGPPVLAAEAFDPAIRDGLVDFFHEALHRDRRRRFATLKDLRDAWQQVFRRSDASTPVGTEHPEIETEEPDERAAEKAREEAAGKATRATALEAAGLTPRAVSAAHRVDATTVGELLAVGNNTFATLPGLGAKTRKELQRRVKEWRTRLGERETVPTSGAARKAATVEVAGETSGPSGDTDLVRVGLDAIATLLVPGNNGRNAAEVEATRLLLNLPDATGTLPALQLWPQQPQVATAVGVSAGRIAQILGKQRRRWHDLPVVGSLRTQVIELLRDGGRVMGVAELAAALLVSRGSVRTGDELRLAVAVAAVRAAVEVDALEDEPRLLLRRHARADIDGKPHPHGDRLLVALEAGEDDAPDTPAAPALLDYADALGKAADKLAASEVLPSAATVLRTLAAVTAPGGAADAIDDRRRVLLAAVASERAAATARLELYPRNLDPVRALRLAQAGVVPPAASPEGQRGLTPEQVVQRVTARFPELEASLPPHPKLDRLLAEAGFELRWNRDRYVPPPPRAGSSSMSIVQRRPSATNAPSHWAAESPELAAAMRAEERLTGARSAGGFRALTVRLNRYALARQELARRFDARPVNVAAVFLRELRGLVDARPKPTWETVLGADVAEAGSRSAIKLGEYVEQAWHLAVPLLHAELRADAGPVLLHDAAMLARYRAMERLHDLADAARGGAGELWLLCPMEDPGTLPKLDGAVVPVGDNEWIALPDAWAVNAHRSTAPA; translated from the coding sequence GTGCTGCACGGCATCAACCACCCGGGCATCGTCCGGGTCGACTCGATGGAGTCGCACGAGGCCGGACCCGCCCTGATCTTCCGCCACGACCCGAGGTCGATGCGGCTGGACCACTACATCACCCAGTACGGCGAGAAGCTCGACCCGCTGACCCGCCTGGCGATGATCCGACAGCTCGCCGAGGCGGTGGCATACGCCCACGGCCGTCGCCTGCACCACCGTGCCCTCTCCGCCCGCAGTGTCCTGGTCGCGCCGGGGCGCAGGCGTCGGGGCGGAAGCGACGAGGAAGCCTGGCTGGTCCCTCAGGTGCAGATCAGCGACTGGCAGGCGGCCACCCGAGCCACCGAGTCGGTCGGGGGCAGCAGCGCCGACCCGGTCGCGCCCTCGTCGCACGCGTCCTCGCACATCGAGTTGTCGGCCGAGGCGTACCTGGCTCCGGAGTCGGACCCGGTCGCGATGGACGTGTTCGGGCTCGGTGTCCTGGCGTATCTGATCCTCACCGGGCAGCCGCCCGCGGCGAAGCGGCAGGAGTTGTTGTCGCGGATCGCCCGCGACAACGGTCTGCGCGCCTCGTCGGTGGCTGACGGGATCACCGAGTTCGCCGACGAGCTGATCCAGGCCGCCACCGCTCCCATCCCGGCCCAACGCCTCACCACCGTCACCGACTTCGTCGAGATGCTCCAGGTGGTCGAGGAGGAACTGACCGCCCCGCCGCTGGCCTCCGTGCATCCGGCGGCGGCCGAACCGGAGGACGTCGACCCGCTGGAGGCGCGCGGCGGCGAGCGGGTCGACGAATGGACGGTCAGGAAGCGGTTGGGCACCGGGTCGACCTGCCGGGCCTTCCTCGCCCACAACGAGCGCACCGGCAGGGACGAGGTGCTCAAGGTCGGTCTCTCCGACGAGAAGGGGGCTCGGCTCGCCCACGAGGCCCGGGTCCTGCGCCCGTTGACCGACTCCCGGGTGATCCGGCTGGCCCGGCCGGAGCCGCTGCAGATCGCCGGCCGTACGGTGATCGTCCTCGAACACGCCGGTGAGCTGACGCTGGCCCGCAAGCTCCGCGACGACGGCCGGCTCACCGTCGACGAGCTGGAGACCTACAGCGACTACCTGTTCGGTGCCCTCGACTACCTGGAGGGCGAGGGCGTCTACCACCGGGACATCAAGCCGGACAACATCGCCATCCGGGTACGCCCCAACCGCACCCGCCAGTTGGTGCTCTTCGACTTCTCCCTGGCCGGTGTCTCCGTCAAGGAGTTGGCCGCCGGCACCCCGCGCTACCTTGACCCGTTCCTCGGCACGGCGAGCCGGCAGGTCTACGACAAGCACGCCGAGTGGTACGCCCTCGCGGTGACCCTGCACGAGATGGCCTCTGGCGAGCTGCCGGTCTGGGGCGACGGCGGCACCGAGCCGCAGCTCACCGAGGGTCCACCGGTGTTGGCTGCCGAGGCGTTCGACCCGGCGATCCGCGACGGACTGGTGGACTTCTTCCACGAGGCGCTGCACCGTGACCGGCGTCGCCGGTTCGCCACCCTCAAGGACCTGCGCGACGCCTGGCAGCAGGTGTTCCGCCGTTCCGACGCGAGCACCCCGGTCGGCACCGAGCACCCGGAGATCGAGACCGAGGAGCCGGACGAGAGGGCCGCCGAGAAGGCCCGCGAGGAGGCTGCCGGCAAGGCCACCCGCGCCACCGCCCTGGAGGCTGCCGGGCTCACCCCCCGGGCGGTCTCCGCCGCCCACCGGGTCGATGCCACCACCGTCGGCGAGCTGCTGGCCGTCGGCAACAACACCTTCGCCACGCTGCCCGGCCTCGGCGCGAAGACACGCAAGGAGTTGCAGCGCCGGGTCAAGGAGTGGCGTACCCGGCTGGGGGAGCGCGAGACCGTGCCGACCTCGGGCGCCGCCCGCAAGGCGGCCACCGTCGAGGTCGCCGGCGAGACCAGCGGGCCGAGCGGCGACACCGACCTGGTACGCGTGGGCCTCGACGCGATCGCCACCCTGCTCGTACCGGGCAACAACGGCCGCAACGCCGCCGAGGTGGAGGCCACCCGGCTGCTGCTGAACCTGCCGGACGCCACCGGCACGCTGCCCGCGTTGCAGCTCTGGCCGCAGCAGCCACAGGTCGCCACCGCCGTCGGGGTCAGCGCCGGACGGATCGCGCAGATCCTCGGCAAGCAGCGCAGGCGGTGGCACGACCTGCCGGTGGTGGGCAGCCTGCGTACCCAGGTCATCGAGTTGTTGCGCGACGGTGGACGGGTGATGGGGGTGGCCGAGCTGGCGGCGGCCCTGCTCGTCAGCCGTGGATCGGTGCGTACCGGCGACGAGTTGCGGCTCGCGGTGGCGGTCGCCGCCGTGCGGGCGGCGGTCGAGGTCGACGCACTGGAGGACGAGCCGCGTCTGCTGCTGCGACGACACGCCCGGGCCGACATCGACGGCAAACCGCACCCGCATGGTGACCGGCTGCTCGTGGCGCTCGAAGCGGGCGAGGACGACGCCCCGGACACCCCGGCCGCGCCGGCCCTGCTCGACTACGCCGACGCGCTCGGCAAGGCGGCCGACAAGCTCGCCGCCAGCGAGGTGCTGCCCAGCGCGGCGACGGTGCTGCGTACCCTCGCGGCGGTGACCGCGCCCGGCGGCGCGGCCGACGCGATCGACGACCGGCGACGGGTGCTGCTCGCCGCCGTGGCCTCCGAGCGGGCCGCCGCGACCGCCCGGCTGGAGCTGTACCCGCGCAACCTCGACCCGGTCCGCGCGCTGCGGCTCGCCCAGGCCGGCGTGGTGCCACCGGCGGCCAGCCCCGAGGGACAGCGGGGTCTGACCCCGGAGCAGGTCGTCCAGCGGGTTACCGCCCGGTTCCCCGAACTGGAGGCATCGCTGCCGCCGCATCCGAAGTTGGACCGGCTGCTCGCCGAGGCCGGCTTCGAGCTGCGCTGGAATCGCGACCGCTACGTCCCGCCACCACCGCGCGCCGGCTCGTCGTCGATGTCGATCGTCCAACGTCGCCCCTCGGCCACGAACGCACCGAGCCACTGGGCCGCCGAATCTCCGGAGCTGGCGGCGGCGATGCGGGCCGAGGAGCGACTGACCGGCGCCAGGTCCGCCGGAGGATTCCGCGCGCTGACGGTACGCCTCAACCGGTACGCGCTGGCCCGCCAGGAACTGGCCCGACGCTTCGACGCCCGGCCGGTCAACGTGGCGGCGGTGTTCCTGCGTGAGCTGCGCGGCCTGGTCGACGCCCGGCCGAAGCCCACCTGGGAGACGGTGCTGGGCGCGGACGTCGCCGAGGCGGGTTCCCGGAGCGCCATCAAGCTCGGCGAGTACGTCGAGCAGGCGTGGCACCTGGCGGTGCCGTTGCTGCACGCCGAGTTGCGCGCCGACGCCGGACCGGTGCTGCTGCACGACGCGGCGATGCTGGCGCGCTACCGGGCGATGGAGCGGCTCCACGACCTGGCGGACGCGGCACGCGGCGGGGCAGGGGAGTTGTGGCTGCTCTGCCCGATGGAGGACCCGGGCACGCTGCCCAAGCTGGACGGCGCGGTGGTCCCGGTGGGCGACAACGAATGGATCGCCCTTCCCGACGCCTGGGCCGTCAACGCCCACCGCAGCACAGCCCCGGCCTGA